In a genomic window of Ruminococcus albus 7 = DSM 20455:
- a CDS encoding ATP-binding protein → MLSEETRRKLREMNLGELVEALDFQEKQPEYMALSFDERMNIAVDYTYSAKYNARVHRLINAAKFRIADAVLVNVYYEKRGLDKDLILALGTCGFIEKNQPVVFNGFTGSGKSYLACAIGRQACMQGFRTRYIRVPDLMQLLSEASLDIHGRAKLLKKFSGYRLLILDEWLLNDMTESEQHFIFELIERRYDCTSTIFCTQYKREDWHSRLGGGIHADAIMDRIVHTAAWVYSGDINMRELQAKEAES, encoded by the coding sequence ATGCTGAGTGAGGAAACAAGACGTAAGTTGCGTGAAATGAATCTTGGCGAATTGGTCGAAGCCCTTGATTTTCAGGAAAAGCAGCCGGAATATATGGCGCTTTCATTTGATGAACGGATGAATATCGCTGTTGATTATACTTATTCAGCCAAATACAATGCCAGGGTCCACCGTCTGATCAATGCAGCAAAATTTCGTATTGCGGATGCTGTGCTTGTGAACGTGTACTATGAAAAGCGCGGACTGGACAAGGATCTGATCCTGGCGCTTGGGACCTGCGGCTTCATCGAAAAGAACCAGCCGGTCGTGTTCAACGGATTCACTGGTTCCGGCAAGAGCTATCTTGCGTGTGCTATTGGCAGACAGGCTTGTATGCAGGGATTTCGCACAAGGTATATCAGGGTTCCGGATCTCATGCAGCTGCTCAGTGAAGCATCACTGGATATACATGGCAGAGCCAAACTCCTGAAGAAGTTCAGCGGATACCGTCTGCTGATTCTTGATGAATGGCTTCTGAACGACATGACAGAAAGCGAACAGCACTTCATTTTTGAACTGATCGAGCGCCGTTATGACTGCACCTCAACGATCTTCTGTACACAGTACAAACGCGAGGACTGGCACAGTCGTCTTGGCGGCGGTATCCACGCTGACGCGATCATGGACAGGATCGTACATACTGCTGCTTGGGTGTATTCAGGTGACATCAATATGCGTGAGTTGCAGGCGAAGGAGGCAGAGTCATGA
- a CDS encoding ATP-binding protein — MYMRRKIDRFLSDWKLDNDRKPLIIKGSRQIGKTESIRHFAAEHYESVIEINFVEEPKYTMIIADGYKSDAIIKNISLIDPTKKFIPGKTLLFFDEIQHFPDIATSLKFFKQDGRFDVICSGSMLGINYRRIESNSVGYKKDYIMYSLDFEEFLWAKGYDASLHDDLLGAMLELRPFSEPEMAVYRSLFLDYCVLGGMPAVVKQYIESGIFEGSLDTQRQLIEDYKEDIRKYADGVDQTRIINVFNSIAPQLAKENKKFQISKVASGARFHTYRGCIEWLTDAGIVNVCNCMNFPELPLKGNIDPDKFKLYFSDSGLLVAMLDDEAQDDLRANKNLGVYKGALYENMVGEALVKSGCELCYYKRDDSTLEQDFFLRTSNSLVPVEVKSQNGRAKSLRTLISSEKYADIRFGVKMINGNIGYSDHIYTFPYFCTFLLREFLKAGTFDEEKDL, encoded by the coding sequence ATGTATATGCGAAGAAAAATAGACCGGTTTCTAAGCGACTGGAAACTTGACAACGACAGAAAGCCGCTTATCATTAAAGGTTCACGTCAGATAGGTAAGACCGAATCAATCCGCCACTTTGCAGCAGAACACTACGAAAGCGTTATAGAGATAAATTTTGTAGAAGAACCGAAATACACGATGATAATCGCAGACGGTTATAAAAGCGATGCAATCATCAAAAACATCTCACTGATCGACCCAACCAAAAAATTTATCCCCGGAAAAACGTTGCTCTTCTTCGATGAGATACAGCACTTTCCCGATATTGCCACAAGTCTGAAATTCTTCAAACAAGACGGACGCTTTGATGTGATATGCAGCGGTTCGATGCTGGGCATCAATTACCGCAGGATAGAAAGCAACAGTGTAGGCTACAAAAAAGACTATATCATGTACTCGCTTGACTTTGAAGAATTCCTGTGGGCAAAAGGATATGATGCTTCGCTGCATGACGATCTGCTCGGTGCTATGCTGGAGCTGAGACCGTTCAGCGAGCCGGAAATGGCAGTGTACCGTTCATTGTTTCTTGACTATTGTGTACTCGGGGGTATGCCAGCCGTTGTGAAGCAGTATATCGAGAGCGGTATTTTTGAAGGCTCTCTCGATACGCAAAGACAGCTGATAGAGGACTATAAAGAAGATATCAGAAAATATGCAGACGGTGTAGACCAGACCAGGATCATCAATGTCTTCAATAGCATAGCACCGCAGCTTGCAAAAGAGAATAAGAAATTCCAAATCTCAAAAGTCGCTTCCGGAGCACGCTTTCACACATACAGAGGTTGTATTGAATGGCTCACCGACGCAGGGATCGTTAATGTATGTAATTGTATGAATTTTCCTGAACTGCCGCTGAAGGGCAACATTGATCCTGATAAATTCAAGCTGTATTTTTCAGACAGCGGACTGCTTGTAGCAATGCTTGATGATGAAGCACAGGACGACCTTCGTGCCAACAAAAATTTAGGCGTTTACAAAGGCGCTCTTTATGAAAATATGGTTGGTGAAGCACTGGTAAAAAGCGGCTGTGAGCTGTGTTATTACAAGCGTGATGACTCTACGCTCGAACAGGATTTCTTTCTGAGAACAAGCAATTCTCTTGTTCCTGTTGAAGTGAAATCACAGAACGGCAGAGCAAAGTCCCTGCGGACACTGATCAGTTCGGAAAAATATGCTGACATACGCTTTGGTGTTAAAATGATAAACGGCAATATCGGCTACAGCGATCATATCTACACATTTCCATATTTTTGCACATTTTTGCTCAGAGAGTTTCTGAAAGCCGGAACATTCGATGAAGAAAAAGACCTGTAA
- a CDS encoding DNA methylase: MNKVYVAIDLKSFYASVECVELGLDPLNTNLVVADQSRTEKTICLAVSPSLKSYGISGRARLFEVVQRVKEVNEQRQKKAPNRQLTDKSCIYSELVQNPSLAVDYVVATPQMAHYMKVSAQIYGIYLKYVAPEDIFAYSVDEVFIDATGYLSIYNTDGHGFARMLIQDVLDTTGITATAGVGSNMFLCKVAMDIVAKHIPADKDGVRIAELDEQTYKDKWWSHTPITDFWRVGAGIAKRLETLHIYTMGDIARWSLDRYHIGKLYKLLGKNAELLIDHAWGIEPTTIADVKAYRPENQSITSGQVLQEPCDYERTRLIVWEMADMLSLDLVDKGLVTNQIVLTVGYDRESLADGHYQGEVVSDRYGRNVPKHAHGTQNLDKHTSSTRKMVEATMALFDRIFDKTLLARRINLVACNVIKESDVPESESYEQLSLFDTEETIQNHEDDEKALEKERALQEAMLTIKHKFGKNAVLKGTNFTEGATARERNKTVGGHKA, encoded by the coding sequence ATGAACAAGGTATATGTAGCGATAGACCTCAAATCCTTCTATGCTTCGGTAGAGTGCGTAGAGCTTGGGCTTGATCCGCTGAACACAAATCTTGTGGTAGCAGATCAGAGCCGTACCGAAAAGACAATATGCCTTGCCGTTTCGCCGTCACTCAAAAGCTACGGTATTTCGGGCAGAGCAAGGCTGTTTGAGGTCGTACAGCGTGTGAAAGAGGTCAATGAACAGAGGCAGAAGAAAGCTCCCAACAGACAGCTCACTGACAAGAGCTGCATTTACTCGGAGCTTGTGCAGAATCCTTCCCTCGCCGTTGATTATGTGGTAGCAACCCCGCAAATGGCGCACTATATGAAAGTGAGCGCTCAGATCTACGGCATTTACCTGAAATACGTTGCTCCCGAAGATATTTTTGCTTACTCGGTCGATGAAGTTTTCATTGATGCCACAGGCTATCTCAGCATCTACAACACTGATGGTCACGGTTTTGCCCGTATGCTGATACAGGACGTTCTCGATACAACAGGTATTACGGCTACGGCAGGAGTCGGCTCAAATATGTTCCTGTGCAAGGTAGCTATGGATATTGTGGCGAAGCATATTCCTGCGGATAAGGACGGAGTGCGTATTGCAGAGCTTGATGAGCAGACCTATAAGGATAAATGGTGGTCGCACACACCGATAACAGACTTCTGGAGAGTAGGTGCAGGCATAGCAAAACGCCTTGAAACACTCCATATCTACACTATGGGGGATATTGCAAGATGGTCGCTTGACCGCTATCATATCGGAAAGCTGTATAAGCTCCTCGGCAAGAATGCAGAGCTGCTGATAGATCATGCCTGGGGCATTGAACCAACTACCATAGCTGATGTAAAAGCTTACCGTCCGGAAAATCAGAGTATCACATCAGGACAAGTCCTGCAAGAGCCTTGTGACTATGAGCGTACTCGGCTGATCGTGTGGGAAATGGCGGATATGCTGTCGCTTGACCTGGTGGATAAAGGGCTTGTGACGAATCAGATCGTGCTGACCGTCGGCTATGACCGTGAGAGCCTTGCGGACGGTCACTATCAGGGCGAAGTGGTTTCCGACCGTTACGGCAGAAATGTTCCCAAACACGCTCACGGTACACAGAATCTTGATAAGCACACATCGTCCACAAGGAAGATGGTCGAAGCGACAATGGCACTTTTTGACCGTATTTTCGATAAAACGCTACTTGCAAGGCGGATCAACCTTGTTGCCTGCAACGTCATCAAGGAGAGCGATGTGCCTGAGAGCGAAAGCTACGAACAGCTTTCCCTGTTCGATACGGAGGAAACCATACAGAATCACGAGGATGATGAGAAGGCGCTTGAAAAAGAAAGAGCATTGCAGGAAGCGATGCTCACGATCAAACACAAATTCGGAAAGAATGCCGTTCTTAAAGGTACGAATTTTACGGAAGGTGCTACGGCTCGGGAACGCAATAAAACCGTGGGTGGACATAAAGCTTGA
- a CDS encoding alpha/beta fold hydrolase: protein MSSNKINRINKFLFIIATLLAISIIICSIVYCYQKYNEEKSIIQKLNSIDIDEIRKKREQYLKTPNGGINENYFVDLDEQEKVDISEMKQEDIDESIQWISIYGENRDNPVLLYLHGGPCSATSYYDWGVLRKLSDVYTVVIWDQRGCGHSYHENLQFQEVSPLTKDVMMQDGIAMTNYLCDCLHKEKITLFGHSWGSIFAANLVLEHPEKYDKLIVASLVVDEIESRHYLKDYLLTLDKVKNNEEYLTLVESFNPNDLKDDPLDDNDSQLERLTQVLEDCCKYPDSNEKMDDWLLLNPYITLEQSKMLHDRYLKNQIEKPEKNIDYTYINGCEYEEYIKRLGAKSDEMEQDMSIDEECKYEVPFYLLEGEKDRNPDTMYSFACDYYERIEAPEKGFFKFEGGHSSPMIQADELSEYMHEIARK from the coding sequence ATGTCATCAAATAAAATAAATAGAATAAATAAATTTTTATTTATAATAGCAACCCTGCTGGCTATCAGTATCATAATATGTTCTATTGTTTATTGTTATCAAAAGTATAATGAGGAGAAAAGCATTATCCAAAAACTAAACTCAATCGATATCGATGAAATCAGAAAAAAGCGGGAACAGTATTTAAAAACTCCCAATGGTGGAATTAATGAAAATTATTTTGTTGATTTAGATGAACAGGAAAAAGTTGATATAAGCGAAATGAAACAAGAGGATATAGACGAATCGATACAATGGATCAGCATATATGGAGAGAATCGCGATAATCCAGTTCTATTATATCTTCATGGTGGTCCCTGTTCAGCAACGAGTTATTATGATTGGGGCGTTCTTAGAAAACTAAGTGATGTATACACCGTTGTTATTTGGGATCAACGTGGATGTGGTCATAGTTATCATGAAAATTTACAATTCCAAGAAGTCAGCCCTCTTACCAAAGACGTCATGATGCAAGATGGAATTGCAATGACTAATTATTTATGTGATTGCTTGCATAAGGAGAAAATTACTTTATTTGGACATTCGTGGGGGTCTATTTTTGCTGCTAATTTAGTTTTAGAACATCCAGAAAAGTATGATAAATTAATTGTTGCTTCATTAGTTGTTGACGAAATAGAAAGTAGACATTATCTTAAAGATTATCTCTTAACTTTAGATAAAGTAAAAAATAATGAAGAATATTTAACTTTAGTGGAATCTTTTAATCCAAATGACTTGAAAGATGATCCATTAGATGATAATGATAGTCAATTAGAAAGACTTACTCAAGTTTTAGAGGATTGCTGTAAATATCCTGATTCAAATGAAAAAATGGACGATTGGCTACTTCTAAATCCTTATATCACTTTAGAACAATCTAAAATGCTTCACGACAGATATCTAAAAAATCAAATAGAAAAACCAGAAAAGAATATAGACTATACATATATAAATGGATGTGAGTATGAGGAATACATAAAACGATTGGGAGCAAAGAGTGACGAGATGGAACAAGATATGTCGATTGATGAAGAATGCAAATACGAGGTACCTTTTTATCTGCTTGAGGGGGAAAAAGATCGAAATCCTGATACAATGTATTCATTTGCATGTGATTATTATGAAAGAATAGAAGCGCCTGAAAAAGGTTTTTTTAAATTTGAAGGTGGTCACAGCAGCCCAATGATTCAAGCAGACGAATTATCCGAATATATGCATGAAATCGCGAGAAAATAA
- a CDS encoding SOS response-associated peptidase, which produces MCTWFYVEKSTLSPIITKAQQLPLTNTIMNTMARSAAMSGNIRPTDMAAVFAPNKQGNMAVFPMIWGFTVDASPKPLINCRIETADQKSVWKDSWFRRRCVIPASWYYEWGIPPSEVGYHNANEQRNIKKEKFAIQPEGSEITYLAGLYRFEEHRGVQIPMFAVITRESVEPVSTIHDRMPLILGKDSLRDWVRPDGDPSRIAKKALTNMVMEKAVDYPEPKPEFMQI; this is translated from the coding sequence ATGTGTACTTGGTTCTATGTTGAAAAATCTACGCTGTCACCGATCATCACAAAAGCACAGCAGTTACCATTGACCAATACCATAATGAACACTATGGCGCGATCAGCGGCAATGTCGGGCAATATCCGTCCTACCGATATGGCAGCGGTGTTTGCTCCGAACAAGCAAGGCAATATGGCTGTGTTTCCTATGATATGGGGCTTCACTGTCGATGCATCTCCAAAACCGCTTATCAACTGCCGTATCGAAACAGCGGACCAGAAGTCTGTATGGAAAGACTCATGGTTCAGACGGAGATGCGTGATTCCTGCATCTTGGTACTACGAATGGGGCATACCGCCATCTGAGGTCGGCTACCATAACGCAAATGAACAGCGGAACATCAAAAAAGAAAAGTTTGCGATACAGCCTGAAGGTTCTGAGATCACATACCTTGCAGGACTGTACCGCTTTGAGGAGCATAGAGGTGTTCAGATACCGATGTTCGCTGTCATAACAAGAGAATCGGTCGAACCTGTAAGCACTATCCATGACCGAATGCCCCTTATCCTCGGCAAAGACAGTTTGCGTGATTGGGTGCGCCCCGATGGTGATCCCAGCAGGATAGCAAAGAAGGCACTGACAAATATGGTCATGGAAAAAGCGGTTGACTATCCTGAGCCGAAGCCGGAGTTTATGCAGATATAG
- a CDS encoding mobility-associated LCxxNW protein, whose protein sequence is MMENYCAFSKDHKCLKWEDYELTRHELEEADRLCHGNWIEIQRLYVYIDELRSILEENNIDYPKM, encoded by the coding sequence ATGATGGAAAATTACTGCGCCTTCAGCAAAGATCACAAATGCCTGAAATGGGAAGATTATGAGTTGACCCGTCACGAACTTGAAGAGGCAGACAGGTTGTGCCACGGAAACTGGATTGAGATTCAGAGACTGTATGTGTACATTGACGAACTCAGATCCATTTTGGAGGAAAACAACATAGATTATCCGAAGATGTAA
- a CDS encoding alpha/beta fold hydrolase — protein MKAKFRKDLEFVKINGHKLHIFRCGDANKPKLVFMSGSGTVAPIYDFKVLYKKLLDDYRIIVIEKFGYGYSDLYECPCDIDSVVSYQKQALKMIGEKAPYILLPHSMSGIEAIRWKQMYPDDIKAIIGLDMATPLTYMEWGNKEIHKRLELMRRLKKLNNLGLMFWYPISKRELNKDEIQQHNLLKRRNLMNNCYVNEAMQVLKNAKIVARAGKAECPTLMFVSDGKQTSPNWISNEQKYAKSVNAETVFLNCGHYIHYYESDKISSKIKAFLSKLA, from the coding sequence ATGAAAGCCAAGTTCAGAAAAGATTTGGAATTTGTCAAGATAAACGGTCATAAGCTGCATATCTTCAGATGCGGTGATGCAAATAAGCCGAAGCTCGTATTTATGTCAGGCTCCGGTACGGTAGCACCGATATATGATTTCAAGGTCTTATACAAAAAGCTGCTCGATGATTATCGGATAATCGTGATAGAGAAGTTCGGTTACGGCTATTCCGATCTGTATGAATGTCCGTGTGATATTGATTCAGTCGTTTCCTATCAGAAACAGGCTTTGAAAATGATCGGTGAAAAAGCCCCATATATACTTCTACCGCATTCAATGAGCGGAATAGAAGCTATACGGTGGAAGCAGATGTATCCTGACGATATAAAGGCTATAATCGGTCTTGACATGGCAACTCCGCTTACATATATGGAATGGGGCAATAAAGAGATTCACAAACGATTAGAACTTATGCGGAGATTAAAGAAGCTGAATAATCTTGGGCTGATGTTCTGGTATCCGATAAGCAAGAGAGAACTGAATAAGGATGAAATACAGCAGCATAACCTCCTTAAAAGGCGTAACCTGATGAATAACTGTTATGTCAATGAGGCAATGCAGGTTCTGAAAAATGCCAAAATCGTTGCAAGGGCAGGTAAAGCCGAATGTCCGACTTTAATGTTTGTATCTGACGGAAAACAAACATCGCCTAACTGGATAAGCAATGAACAAAAGTACGCTAAGTCCGTAAATGCTGAGACTGTTTTCCTGAATTGCGGGCATTATATCCATTATTATGAAAGCGATAAGATCAGTTCAAAGATAAAAGCCTTTCTATCAAAATTGGCTTGA
- a CDS encoding DUF6465 family protein gives MAEEKKTENIKAPAAEVKAEVATEVKKEAVNETKTEAVIEAVKETAKEAAAEKPVKKTAAKKSPEKKTAAKAKASAKSAKEKKTTSKTKTTKTTNAPIAEAKIEAVAEVKTEATNEVINEAVKEVSAPKSEKKTEEKKSAEKKPATKKAPAKKPAAKTKAASKTAAAKKTTTKNTAKTEKIVKNAVAPVETVKIQFFGDEFDLAEIKKAVEADYKNKFKGSVNSVEFYIKPEDKAVYYVINGNYSDKVDL, from the coding sequence ATGGCAGAAGAAAAGAAAACCGAAAACATAAAAGCACCCGCAGCTGAAGTAAAAGCAGAAGTTGCGACTGAAGTTAAGAAAGAAGCGGTGAATGAAACTAAGACAGAAGCTGTAATTGAAGCTGTCAAGGAAACTGCAAAGGAAGCTGCAGCTGAAAAGCCTGTAAAGAAAACTGCTGCCAAAAAATCCCCCGAAAAGAAAACGGCAGCTAAGGCAAAGGCCTCTGCAAAGTCTGCTAAAGAAAAGAAAACTACTTCAAAAACCAAGACAACCAAAACCACAAATGCACCCATAGCTGAAGCAAAGATAGAAGCAGTGGCCGAAGTTAAGACAGAAGCTACAAACGAAGTTATTAATGAAGCTGTAAAGGAAGTATCTGCTCCTAAGTCTGAGAAGAAGACTGAAGAGAAGAAATCGGCAGAAAAGAAGCCTGCGACAAAGAAAGCTCCTGCTAAAAAGCCGGCAGCTAAAACAAAAGCTGCTTCAAAGACTGCAGCTGCGAAGAAAACTACTACTAAGAACACTGCAAAGACAGAAAAAATAGTCAAGAACGCAGTTGCTCCTGTAGAGACAGTTAAGATTCAGTTCTTTGGCGATGAATTTGATCTTGCAGAGATCAAGAAGGCTGTTGAAGCTGATTATAAGAATAAATTCAAGGGCAGTGTTAATTCTGTCGAGTTTTACATCAAGCCGGAAGATAAAGCGGTTTATTACGTTATCAACGGCAATTACTCTGATAAGGTAGATCTTTGA
- a CDS encoding ACT domain-containing protein, whose product MELKRIEYDLTVCKVKDISDIDMTANFYFIGKTDEELSLVCKTEDVPAETIERDDGWKGFRIQGILDFSLIGILSKLSGILAEHKIGIFAVSTFNTDYILVKKENYNRALEVLASEGYRIV is encoded by the coding sequence ATGGAACTGAAAAGAATTGAGTATGATCTGACTGTTTGCAAAGTAAAGGATATATCAGATATAGATATGACCGCAAATTTTTATTTTATTGGAAAAACGGATGAAGAATTATCCTTGGTTTGCAAAACAGAAGATGTTCCGGCAGAAACCATTGAACGGGATGACGGTTGGAAAGGCTTTCGTATTCAGGGAATACTTGATTTTTCGTTGATAGGTATCTTATCAAAGCTGTCAGGCATCCTCGCTGAACATAAAATAGGTATCTTTGCAGTATCAACATTCAATACAGATTATATTCTTGTGAAGAAAGAAAACTATAATAGAGCTTTAGAAGTCTTAGCTTCTGAAGGATATAGAATAGTTTAA
- a CDS encoding SMI1/KNR4 family protein: MSIIFDKVKERQDFYFEGTVSMEKIKNAEDKLGLQFADDYKEYVAHYGTISFNGHELTGISCDRNLDVVAVTEKQWNKNLIEEHLLYVIEEAHIDGIVIWQSPSGEIFQTSPNAEAKKICNSLAEYICI; encoded by the coding sequence ATGAGCATAATATTTGATAAAGTGAAAGAACGACAGGATTTCTACTTCGAGGGTACTGTTTCAATGGAAAAGATTAAGAATGCTGAAGATAAGCTTGGTCTTCAATTTGCAGATGATTATAAAGAATATGTGGCGCATTATGGAACAATATCTTTTAATGGCCACGAATTGACCGGAATTAGTTGCGATAGAAATCTTGATGTGGTTGCTGTTACAGAAAAACAGTGGAATAAAAATCTCATAGAAGAACATTTACTTTATGTGATAGAGGAGGCACACATAGATGGCATAGTAATATGGCAATCACCTTCGGGAGAAATCTTCCAGACTTCTCCAAATGCGGAAGCTAAAAAGATATGCAATTCTCTAGCGGAATATATCTGTATATAA
- a CDS encoding helix-turn-helix domain-containing protein, protein MSIKQEFMKTLLLPKYPDSIESGIISKLRYLNLTFYSSISDISDILDDIENSNNQLTYSDDIREFRKFYHLSCEIESYAIKVCGLYYSRWILYAASLDEIYINIEQNRTVFEEKFKEWKEILDKNISLLSFWGDGCKILIEILTNHYTNIADVIRDYLYYINDAINNKLIEGPSHSSRKDFLIRPNPLYLSEADRNELYELSHAIPFKTLLLQFIDESGMTDANVYKAAGISKQVFSYIRNNKLRSLKKEKIVSICIVLKLDMEKTQRLLASCGYGLSEYIPFDRIIIFCISKGCYDVDEINELLYEFNQPTICGIKE, encoded by the coding sequence ATGTCAATAAAACAAGAATTTATGAAAACACTTTTATTACCGAAGTATCCTGATAGTATTGAATCTGGCATAATATCAAAACTGAGATATTTAAATTTGACTTTCTACTCGTCTATTTCTGATATTTCTGACATATTAGATGATATTGAGAATAGTAATAATCAACTAACGTACAGTGATGATATTAGAGAATTTAGAAAATTTTATCACTTAAGTTGTGAAATTGAATCCTATGCCATAAAAGTATGTGGATTATATTATTCAAGGTGGATTCTATATGCTGCTTCTCTAGATGAGATTTACATAAATATTGAACAAAACCGTACAGTCTTTGAGGAAAAATTCAAGGAATGGAAAGAAATCCTTGACAAGAATATTTCACTATTAAGTTTTTGGGGTGATGGCTGTAAAATTTTAATCGAAATTCTGACGAATCATTATACCAATATAGCCGATGTAATTCGGGATTATTTATACTACATTAATGATGCCATCAATAACAAGTTAATTGAAGGCCCGAGTCATTCATCGCGGAAAGATTTTCTAATTAGACCTAATCCTCTGTATCTTTCTGAAGCTGACCGTAATGAATTATATGAACTCTCTCACGCAATACCTTTCAAAACGCTATTACTACAGTTTATCGATGAGTCAGGAATGACTGATGCAAATGTATACAAAGCCGCTGGGATTAGCAAACAAGTTTTTTCGTATATTCGTAATAATAAGCTTCGTTCTCTCAAGAAAGAAAAAATCGTATCTATTTGTATCGTTCTAAAGTTAGACATGGAAAAAACACAAAGATTACTTGCAAGTTGTGGGTATGGCTTATCAGAGTATATACCCTTTGATAGAATTATCATCTTTTGCATAAGTAAAGGTTGTTATGATGTTGATGAAATTAACGAACTACTTTACGAATTCAATCAACCTACAATTTGCGGAATTAAAGAGTAA
- a CDS encoding HNH/ENDO VII family nuclease, whose amino-acid sequence MKRVIALFLSCAMLLTGCAGDTEIEINVSDTASSEIIDDEISKTNDEISSKDHADENDITCSAVDERDSSVSECISDIQDNIENISFLTMNDPELLRYVEDSVYSELVEQLGSDDYFVENVQAAYMPKEYYEEIEFNSQENIYFGYKASELNEIFQGQKYIFTLDENGQTTVQEMAAFRDNTYDTVMRNVAIGTGVILICVTVSVVSPGVGAHAVSMIIAGSAKEATTFAIKSAALGGVSAAIVKGIETRNVKEMAKAATLEASEGFKWGAITGAVLGGVSEGKSLYGSAKQTEFTMNQYAKIQRETKYPLDVIKEFHNMEEYQVFKDANLKSTMVGNKSALIKSDIDLTRIDSKGRTNLQRMKEGLAPQDSNGISYELHHVGQKKDGTLAILSRSEHDNPAIHGFLERTEAHAAGNNWDEERKAFWKAFASMVG is encoded by the coding sequence ATGAAACGAGTAATTGCTTTATTTCTATCATGCGCAATGCTGCTTACAGGGTGTGCAGGAGATACCGAGATTGAAATAAATGTAAGCGATACTGCGTCATCAGAAATCATCGATGATGAGATTTCCAAAACAAATGATGAAATATCTTCTAAAGACCATGCTGATGAAAATGATATTACATGTTCGGCCGTTGACGAGAGAGATAGTTCCGTATCAGAGTGTATTTCAGATATTCAGGATAACATTGAAAATATTAGTTTTTTGACAATGAATGATCCGGAACTACTGCGGTATGTTGAAGATTCGGTCTATTCAGAACTTGTTGAACAACTAGGCAGTGATGATTATTTCGTTGAAAACGTACAGGCGGCGTATATGCCTAAAGAATACTATGAAGAAATAGAATTCAACTCCCAGGAAAATATTTACTTTGGATATAAGGCATCAGAGCTTAATGAGATATTTCAAGGTCAAAAGTACATATTTACCCTTGATGAAAATGGACAAACAACTGTGCAGGAGATGGCTGCATTCAGAGATAACACCTACGATACAGTTATGCGTAATGTCGCTATTGGTACTGGAGTTATTTTGATTTGTGTGACTGTATCTGTAGTTTCTCCAGGTGTTGGCGCACATGCTGTGAGTATGATAATTGCGGGTTCCGCAAAAGAAGCAACAACATTTGCTATTAAATCTGCTGCTTTAGGTGGTGTATCAGCTGCTATTGTCAAGGGCATTGAAACCAGAAATGTCAAAGAAATGGCAAAAGCTGCTACTCTCGAAGCATCTGAAGGCTTCAAATGGGGAGCAATCACTGGGGCGGTTTTAGGCGGCGTCAGTGAAGGGAAATCGCTTTATGGTTCAGCAAAACAAACGGAGTTCACAATGAACCAATATGCAAAGATACAGCGAGAAACAAAATACCCTTTGGATGTTATTAAAGAATTTCACAACATGGAAGAATATCAGGTGTTTAAAGATGCCAACCTAAAATCAACAATGGTTGGGAATAAATCTGCTTTGATAAAAAGTGATATTGATCTTACTAGGATTGACTCAAAGGGAAGAACGAATTTGCAACGAATGAAAGAGGGATTAGCTCCGCAAGACTCAAATGGAATTTCTTATGAACTTCACCATGTAGGACAAAAGAAAGATGGTACATTGGCTATTCTATCACGATCAGAGCATGATAATCCTGCAATTCATGGTTTCCTTGAACGTACAGAGGCACACGCGGCAGGAAATAATTGGGATGAAGAACGAAAAGCTTTTTGGAAAGCATTTGCGTCAATGGTAGGTTGA